CACCAGACTCGGCTGATGCTTGAAATAGTGGCGGTCATGGCTGGAATACGAGGAGCAATATGTGAAGACCAGTGCCGCTTGCCCACTGCGGCCAGCACGTCCACCACGTTGGGCATAGTTGGCCGGATTCGGAGGGGCATTGCGCATGTGGACCACGCTCAGGTTCCGGATGTCGATGCCCAACTCCATGGTGGGCGAACAGAACAAGGAGCTGATCTTGCCATCCCTGAAATCGTCTTCGCGTTGAATGCGGACATCCGTGGTCAATTGGCCGGTGTGATCCTCGCCGCGCAGCCGCTTCGATTGCGAGAAGTCGCGGAGGTAGATGCCTTGGAAGAACAGGTTCGGTTTGCGCTGTTGCTCTTTGTAGGACCGTTGCTTCACCACATCGGGCTTCACCGTGGTCTTGTCGCCGGCCCTCCAGATGATCTTGTCCAACCGAATCTGGTAGATCCGCACTTCCTTTTTCGCCTCACTCTTGGCGGTTCTAGATTTGAGAAAATCCGCTGCCTCTAGTTTTTCGAGCAAAGCCGTGATGAACTCCCGGTAGTTCTCGCCCTTCAGGTTCAGCGCTGGGTTGGTCTTCCTGGCATAGTCCCGGAGGTATTTCCCGAGGGTGCTGGCTGGCCCCATGCTCTTGGTGAAGACCTTGGTGAACCTGGCCAGCGTGTCGAGGCGCAGGAAATAGGGATCGTGCAGTTCTTCGCCTTCGTCCAACTTCCAGGGTGCCTTGAGCCGTTCCCGAATCTCCTTTTCGGCTTCCTTGAGCTTGGTCTGCGTGAGGTAGTTCTCGCTGTAGATGGCGTATTCCAGACGGAAGAAATCCAAGACGTTGCCCAGCAGTTCAGCGCGGGCAGCGGGAGCGAGTTCGTTGAGCAGGGGCACGTTCTTCCATGCCTCGTTTGTTTCAGCCACTTCTTGCAGGTCGGCGTATTCGATTCGCAAGAGGGCACACTGCTCAAGATTGGGAAGCACCAGCCGCCAGCCCCGCCGCAAATCGTAGAGGGCACGATAAACGAGGTAGCGTTGCAGGGCCTCTTCGTATTGGCGTCGAACTGTGGGGAATTCAGGCTCCTTCTCGCGGTTGGCGTATTCCGTGAAGGGCAGGTTCAGGGCTTTGAAAATCGCCTCACCCAGATTGGCATAGGTGAGGGTCTTGTTGGGCGATTGTTCCAGGGCCTTGCAGACACCAGCACGGAGATGAATGACCTGCAGGAAGTCGTTGAAGTGGCCAGCCTGGAGAGCGGCATCCTGGCGATTGTCCGTAAAGCTGAGGAGTTTTTGATCTCGAACCGGGAAGCCATGCGCCTCGAGTTGGGTGAGGATGGAGAAGGCCGTGATGGTGGTTGATGTGCTGCGGCCTTCGTAGCCGAGTTGCGTGAGCTTGGTGCCTTCCTTGGTCTTGGTGTCGAAAAACGTGCCGCAGGTGGGATCGAACAGCAGCGGCGCGGGCATGAACCAAGCCTCGAACTTCAGGGGATCGGTCTCGGAGTAGTTGCCCAGTTCATCGAAATAGATCTTCGATGGCAGCCAGCGACGGTATTCTTTGCGTGGTTCCAGTGCGCCATGCTTCGTCTCGCGCACCCAGCCTTCCGGCAGCATTTCGAGGTCTTCGTCTGGATTCCACACGTCCTCGCCAACGATCAAATATCCATCTGCCGCCTCCTCGTCGTCTTCGGTAGTGGAGCGAAATTCTCGTGGTTCAAGCTTCCGGGTGGCTGGATTCTTGCACACGCAGATGTAGGCATGACCAGAGCCCCGGCTGAAGACGTTGGGGAAGATCGGTTTCTTGTTGGCCTCGTCGGCTTGGTAAACGGCTGGCTCCAGTGTGATCTTGCGGTGCTCGTCCTGATCCAGCGTGGTGTAAACGGCTCCGGTCTGCGAAAAGAATTGGTGCAGCTTGAAGGGCAGGAAGGTGTAGCGCTTGTCGGCCAGTTGTTCGTTGACACGGGTGATCCAGGCCAGCAGTGCCTTGAGGTGCTGTTCACATCTCTCCACGCTGAGACCCGAATCCTCCACCAGTTGGCCAACGATCTCCGAGAAGCGCAGTGGCCGATTCCGCACCAGCCTCCCCTCTTTCTCAGCCAGGGCCACTTTGCTTTCGAGCCAGGTGGCAGTGGGGTGGTTCTTGAGCACCTCCTGTCCCGCGCTTTGATCAATGCCAGCGTTGATGGCGGCGACCAGTTTGGCTTGAGGGGGAACTTGTCCGTCGAAGTTGAACGACCTGACGAGAGTTTCGCCAACGACTTGTTCAGTGGTGAACGGCTTCGCAAACAGCTTCGAGGCCACGGCTGCCACAGCCTGCTTCTGCTGCTCCATGGTGCCGGCTGAGACCATCGTGGCGGAGGTGCCGATGCAGGTGACCTGGCCCTGGCACTTGGATTTGATCCGGCGAATGAGCATGGCCACATCCGCACCCTGCCGACCTCGATACGTGTGCAGTTCGTCGAAGACCAGGAATCGAAGGTGGCCGTAAATGGAGTTGCGAATGGAGCGCTCCCTGATCCTCGTCAGGATCAGTTCGAGCATCATGTAGTTCGTGAGCAGGATGTCGGGTGGCTCGTCACGGATCTTCACCCGCTGCTCCTCCTTTTCCTGCCCGGTGTATTGCCCATAGCTGATCGGGAACTTCTGGCCAGTGCTCTCCTCGTAGTTCGCCTTGAATTTCTCGAACTCCTCGAACTGGGAGTTGATCAAAGCGTTCATGGGATAAACCACCACAGCCCTGATGCCCTTCGGCTCGGGATTCTTGAGGAGGTGCTGGAAGATGCTGCCGATGTAGGTGAGCGATTTGCCAGAGCCGGTGCCTGAGGTGACGACGAAATCCTTGCAGGCGCACCCCAGCCGGATGGCCTCAACCTGGTGCCGGTAGATCTTAAAGCCCTTGAAGATGTCGGTGAACTCGGGACACAGCTTCTCCTGCTTCACCACGTCACCAATTCCCCCAAAGATTTCAAACGCGGGGTTGAACTGGATCAGCGGCTCGGGCCAAAGCCTCCCTCTATCGAGTTCGGTTTCCACCGCGTCCCGGATGGCGGTGTCCTTGATGTTGATGAAACTGCGGATGTATGACTTGTAGTCGGCGACGATCTGAGAATGGATTTGGAAGATGTCCATGTGGCCGTCCTCAGTTCATGAATCCCTCCGCGAAAGCCTCCAGAAGAGGGTGGTCAAGACGCGGAGCCGCCTCCCCGACGAGATTCTCTCGCGGAGCCGCATCCGATCATCTTGATGGTCTGACTTTTCGCTCATGGCCGACTACATTTCATCCTCTTCTGGTCCATCCGGTTGTACACAGGCTGCCTTGACCGATGGAGTCGCGCTAGTTTTTACCAAATCGGCGCGAAAATGAATACAAAAACCTGTTCAGATTGTTCAGCCCGATGGTTTTGTGGCGGATGAACCACAGGACGCCCTTCCATTGACCATCACGACATCCGGCATAAACATGGCCAACCAGCTCGCGGCTTCGATCTCGTCCTCCCTGGAACCGCCTCAAAATTCCACCCTCAGCCGGCTCAATTCCACCAGTCGGCCTTGACCAAACAGGGCGAGCACGTCTTCGCGGTCACGCTCCACAACCATCGCGGATAGATTTTTCACGGGGAGGATTCTGGCACACCCACTTGGACAAAAACGCTCCTACCCCTCTTCCAATTTGAGGCCGGTTTTGGAAGAGGCGGGGTCAGGGAAAATCGTCCAGCCAGGCCATCTTCTGG
This is a stretch of genomic DNA from Fontisphaera persica. It encodes these proteins:
- a CDS encoding DEAD/DEAH box helicase, which encodes MDIFQIHSQIVADYKSYIRSFINIKDTAIRDAVETELDRGRLWPEPLIQFNPAFEIFGGIGDVVKQEKLCPEFTDIFKGFKIYRHQVEAIRLGCACKDFVVTSGTGSGKSLTYIGSIFQHLLKNPEPKGIRAVVVYPMNALINSQFEEFEKFKANYEESTGQKFPISYGQYTGQEKEEQRVKIRDEPPDILLTNYMMLELILTRIRERSIRNSIYGHLRFLVFDELHTYRGRQGADVAMLIRRIKSKCQGQVTCIGTSATMVSAGTMEQQKQAVAAVASKLFAKPFTTEQVVGETLVRSFNFDGQVPPQAKLVAAINAGIDQSAGQEVLKNHPTATWLESKVALAEKEGRLVRNRPLRFSEIVGQLVEDSGLSVERCEQHLKALLAWITRVNEQLADKRYTFLPFKLHQFFSQTGAVYTTLDQDEHRKITLEPAVYQADEANKKPIFPNVFSRGSGHAYICVCKNPATRKLEPREFRSTTEDDEEAADGYLIVGEDVWNPDEDLEMLPEGWVRETKHGALEPRKEYRRWLPSKIYFDELGNYSETDPLKFEAWFMPAPLLFDPTCGTFFDTKTKEGTKLTQLGYEGRSTSTTITAFSILTQLEAHGFPVRDQKLLSFTDNRQDAALQAGHFNDFLQVIHLRAGVCKALEQSPNKTLTYANLGEAIFKALNLPFTEYANREKEPEFPTVRRQYEEALQRYLVYRALYDLRRGWRLVLPNLEQCALLRIEYADLQEVAETNEAWKNVPLLNELAPAARAELLGNVLDFFRLEYAIYSENYLTQTKLKEAEKEIRERLKAPWKLDEGEELHDPYFLRLDTLARFTKVFTKSMGPASTLGKYLRDYARKTNPALNLKGENYREFITALLEKLEAADFLKSRTAKSEAKKEVRIYQIRLDKIIWRAGDKTTVKPDVVKQRSYKEQQRKPNLFFQGIYLRDFSQSKRLRGEDHTGQLTTDVRIQREDDFRDGKISSLFCSPTMELGIDIRNLSVVHMRNAPPNPANYAQRGGRAGRSGQAALVFTYCSSYSSHDRHYFKHQPSLVAGAVVAPRLDLCNQELLSSHLNALFLSEVGLKELDESIRDLIDESKEDLPLTQTVKNALAVSDVTFQNVKNTFKRAVHDFHGELSVNHSHWYSDQWIEQHLNHVVAHLDESLERWRRHYRAARATLTKATAAIESGKYTLGSQEYRREKRNQDQATRQLDLLRNTLSEKSRQLTEFYPYRYLASEAFLPGYNFTRLPLRTFVQTDDTGGEYISRPRAIALREFGPQNIIYYNGQKYEIRQLVVQDAESNLQEAKVSKQAGYFLTGDQKDLEICPFSGASLHDNANKEHLLDLIEMSETRAEKRDRISCEEEERVSRGFLIDTYFAVDPGNLDRVRKCLVKNDQEKFLNVRHVPAARLVYVNRRWRSRPADGFPMGLISGEWKRDAQVGDAESSETVRRVKLFTTNTADALYIEPIKTLALAPEGVITLQYALKRAIENVFQIESNELGVVSMGDPEHPNILLFEAAEGSLGILSQFVEDPTIFRKVIEEAIKVCRFDEVDYKGPASYDDLLSYYNQRDHKIIDRHLIQDALQKLKACEVELLTNPSFKNYEDHYQTLLHHLDPNSVTERKFLDYLHDHGLRLPDAAQKCVEGLYVQPDFYYHHNVWVFCDGTPHDDPVVKADDEQKRQSILNLGHEVFVYHYKDNLAERIASRPDIFKKVK